Sequence from the Corvus moneduloides isolate bCorMon1 chromosome 18, bCorMon1.pri, whole genome shotgun sequence genome:
TAAAACAATAATTGAAAGGCTGCAATATGAGCTGAAGTCCTGATATGTGGGAGACTCTCCAATAATGCTCAAGTAATCAAGATCTATAAAACCTTAAGCTTCTTCAATTACACTGCATAACTGAtttgtattctttttatttagatTGAACTACATGATCCAGCTGGTGTTTTAGCAGAGGCCCGGGCAATGTTTGATGACAGCCATAATTAATAACcagatgctgaagaaaaaaaaaaaaaattaagaacacGATCCTTGGTTGTTTATTCCTCCGAGTCTCAAATCCACACCGTGGTTATCGTGTCGTGGTCTGCCTCACCCTTCCCTCAAGGCTGCTCAGGTACACTTCATTCTGCTCAGTAGCCTCTTCCCACCCCcattattttggaaaagaaaaaaattaagtggaaaaaaccccaaaagacaAGCACCAAAACGCTGCAAGAAAGGCAGAGCGACTCTTCGCGCAGCTCCTCTGACTTATTCCTCCTGCAAAGAAATCACCCTCCTGTTGGTTTCGAGGTCTTTGCTTTGGAGAAGGAGGGTTTCTAGTATGTGTTctaaaagcacacagaaaaatacaatcaAGTATTTGTGTCCTCCACTGCCCCCAAACATAGCCCAATACATACCTGTGACCCAAGATGTCTTTTGAAGTTACAACAGCTCATGTTTCAGTTAACAAGTATATTTTAGGCCTCTAGATACCAAATAATCCGCAACAATTgagtatattttatttcacGAAAGTATTTTATACCCAAATAAGTGATATACAATAACCAATGTTTAAAATGATTGAGGTAAATGCCTAACACCGTTAGTATAAATAAGggataaaaaaattttaagtgcaCTCAATGTTTAGATCCACGTGTTTGTGTCTGGTTACTGCCTGGGTACACAGTCATGAAGGTACCCAAGGTGTAACTTTCATGACCATTTCCACAggtggaaaatgagaaaaaacataCTTGATATCGTGGCTTAAAGTGCAGAAAATAGTCAGAAAATTAGCTGTAATAACAGCGCCATTAGCTCAGAGCCTACCAGCTTGAGAAAACGAAAAATAACCTTGTCCCACTAGTTTCTAATTCTGTATCTTTTAAACAACAAGAAAACCCCACACTTCTCAGTCCTGTTGTAAAAGATCCACAAATCAAAGAGAAATTCAGTTACTTATCCAGGACAGCAAGgaattttacaaaataaactttgaaaactgattttctggACATCCATTCAGAACCATGTAACTTCTAAATACAAAATTTACAGACAAGTAAAATTTTTACACCTGACCACACCCTTTCAATCAGTTACTCTAGTGTGAATACCAAGtcaggttttcttcctttagtGGGGGCATTTAGGGGCCTGTTTCCCCAAGACAGAACTAGTATTCCAGTAAAGGatgggaaaatacattttgtgcCTACTACCAAGATTTTGTGGTTTGGAATGCTGCTTCCTTATTGCCTTTACTAAAGCGATGCCTCCAGGGCTCCATGAACGAGCACCTGTGAGCCTGTAGTTACAATCCTCATCATCAGATTTACTTTAGGAATAGAATATATTTGAAGCATGTAATGGCAGAGCTGAGAAAATCCAGTTTAGCCTCTGTATGACAGGACCTGTGAAAACACCAAGTGGAAAGCTGTTTGCTGCTTGTGAACCATGACTGCTgctgaaaaaccaaacaacccagtaggtttttgttgtgttttttttttatagttatGTTTTTAGAATACAAAGGCACCACAGGTGACCTTGTCAGCACTttgcactgcagtgctgctgacagGTGAGATCAGTCCCCATCTGCTCCAGTAGTAACCACACTCTGCACCTGAACTCCATAGGCACTTCCCACAGTTTGCAAGTACGTTGGGATAACCTGAGATGGAGGTTGGTGTGAGAGACCACGTTCAGCCCAGGCTGTTAGGCACAGCTCACTGTACTATCACAGTCCCTCCTGACTCACAGCAAAATCCCAGGTTTCTATTCCACAGTGATAGCTACGACAGGGATGTcaagttttcttccctttggcTTGAAACTTGTCTCAAGTTTGTGTTCAAAAAACAGCTTTTACCCATTAAAGCCCAAAGCTACTCCATAGAAGAACTGTGTTCCCAAAAATTCAACTCCTAGACATAGCCAGAATTACTGAAGCAGCCCAGGACAACTGCTGGAATCTTTCTTGGACAAGCCTCTTACCTAGGAGACCAAATGGAAGTTTTTGCCTAGAGAGGAAATGAACAACACAGTAGCCTTGGTGTCACAGAGGTGtctgaaagaaagcagcaataTTAATCACAAATAACCTACTtccataaataaatatacatcAAGAAAAGTTGTCTTCCAGATCCTTTGGAAGCAAAAAATGTATAATGAGTTATTAAATACTTCAGCAAGGAGAACACTTTTCTAAACAGGGAAGACCAAGGCATAGCTAATTACTTGGGAATCCAACACAGAGAAAGCACcttttgctgcttgtttctgagggtttattaaaaatatattttcaatataaaagtataaaataattactactttggcttggaaaaaaaacagcagTGGTTCTGattttcaagcaaaaaaaaattatccagtgATAATTTCCATCTAGTTccatcttttttaaaaaagattctTAAATGAGAAACAGGCAAATCTATCTCTCCAGATAGTATGTGCCAGCTCATGAGAACTTTAAAACAgttattgcttttattttcttccacgGAAGAGTTGAGTCTCATTCCTACTCATGTGGCCACACCACATTGCAGTAAGTCTAGTCCTGGGTGTTTAGCAAGTTACAAAATGTGTAAGTGCCACGGGAAAAAGGCACTGGAGAAATCAGCAAAGTAATAATTACTTGGCAGCAAAACATACTGGGGAAAGTGGTGGGAAAGCTTTCACTCCTACCATCTGTCAAGCTTTCCAGGGAGAGCAGCGCTAGCGCTGAAACCAAGCGCTAATTGCTGCATGTCCCAAGTAATTTGTATCATGCCATGCAATATGGGTAGGACAAGCAGTATCTTCTACTAAATGCCAACATCagataaacagagaaaaaaaccccacaacttcTCTATCCATGCCTAACAAATACCCAAATGTACAATGttattttccatgtatttatACAGCCACCATTCAGCATTAACGAGAAAGATGCGAGACAGTGATCACAGGAGGAGGGCTGCACACACAGTGCAATCACACCCCAACTTCCGTTCCTTCAGATAGCAAAACTTGTatgaaaggaacattttttccttctctaaagGGTTAGAACAATATTTATAATTATTCTTTAAATGGTAATCAGCAGTTTGACCAGTTCATCCACAGGGAGTCACCATAAGGCAGAAGCAGGATAGCGGGTTTATCTTCTTAAGCGCAGGTTTATGCAAAATTGGTGACGGCTGAGGTGACAGtatcacctctgtgatccagcTGATCCTGGAGCCGTGCAAATTCAGCAAGTTCATTGAGTTCCTGAAACTGCCTGTCTGTTTTATGGCTCACCAGTGACCGGTAGAAGTGGACTGCAAACACAATGAAAATCAATCCAAAGGGCACCATAATGGACGTCGATGCAAtggctgctgcctgtcctgATGTGATGGTAGAACTGTTGCTCTGTGGGGTGCtgtcagttttcttctttaaaggAAGGAACTTCACCCAGCACAGTAACACCACCTCTGCAAGAAAGAGCAAAGTCCCAATGACAGTGGAAAATGCCCATGCGAGCTCAATGTGCCGGTGCATACGCTCGTGAGGAGATTCCTTGACAGAGTTGAGGTTATGCACATTGCTAACAGCCTCTATGTTTGGAAGAATGCAGGTACTTATCATGAGCGCAAAAAGGTGAACTGCAACAAGCACAGTCGTGCAGGCACTGAAGGCTATCAAGAGCCCCTGAGGGTAGTCGTGTTCTGCATCGAGCTGAACTTCCACCATAGCCACCTGAAAAGGAAGGGAGACAGATGCAGTTACCTACATCATATATTATTTGACTATAGGTCATTCAAAGTTTACACTATGTTTCTGGAAGATCATCTGATCCAAACAGAGTAATTTACATTCCTCTTCATGTCAATCTGCACCCTTTTCATGAGGTCCACGTTTACATCTGAGCTATCAAGCAAAGGCCACTGTTTTCACACTTACTGTTCTGTTGTAGAGCAAACCCACAACCACCTTGCCACCTCCAGCTCATGCCAGCAAAACAGCTGACCCTTATGAGCAGCATACTTGCACTcaagtgaaatatttcttcttttatgttAAATTGAAGACGCAGCTTTTGATCTTTCACTTACAAAGTCTTTTGAAGTGTAATACAAAAGGCTGCAAAGGCAGGGAACTGCTGAAACAGCCTCAGTGGTCCTTTCTCCTTGGATATTTGGGTTTAAGTTCTAAAGTGCAGAAACCTTTCATGAGAAAGATCACCTTTCCATGGAGTTCTCAGCTAGATTCTTTCATTGAAGTATTTAAGCAGACTCTGGAACACAGATTCACAACATGAAAGTCTCCAAAATGCCCATGGCAGCCAAGCAAGCCTGTTAAGAAGCTGGAGGAAAGACAATGTCTCCAGAAAAGATAACACAGTGCTCCCAGGCATCATTGCTCCCCCAAAGATGAGGCTACTCATGAAGATGCTCCAGCCTTCCACTACCATATGCGGCCATGCCCTTTTATAATCTTAGATCTCCAAGCATGTTTTTGCCTAAGGagtaaaaaaatcagcattcaATAACAGCACTAGGAAACTCATAAAACCAGCTGGGATATTTCTGATAAAGCAAATGAACTAGAATGCCTTTTAACTGGTTTAAAAACTGCCAGGTGGTTTTATGCATATGTGCAATTGATGAGTGACATCAATCCCAACAGCTCTCCTGAAATGATCTTTCCTGGTAAATTTGCCTTTCAGACAAAGGACAGTTCCAAAGAGGAAATGATGCACCACGGTCTCCACATTTAGTGCTCTTTCTCAAAGGAACTCATTAAACAGACAAAATACAGgtaaaatgcagaggaaaaaacctgacaCCAATCTGAAATATAAGCACATCAAGCTGATAGGAAGAAAAATTCATGAGTGATATGGATGCAGGGAGGCATGGAAACTAGGGCCCAAAGacagctgcaaaagcagcaggaacattCAAACCTCACTATTTTGCAAGAGCTGAGCCAGGCTAACCTAGTCCTGGATCCCATCTTCTTATGTATGTTCCAGGACACCAGAACTCTGAATCACTAATGCACCCAATATATTAAGGCAACCCAGGGTTTTGCTCAGACATGTTTCAACAGGCATTTGAGGCCATTTGccaattttttaattcctttattgAAAGCTTTTATTGTCATAAGCCTAACCACCCAGCCAACTAGTAAGCAGTTTCCACGTGTTACAAGAAACTCAACAAGAAGTTATATTAATGCACATACAGTCCTTGCtcaaggatttaaaaataccatttttcagctgtgggaAACTTCACATTTGAGAGGATAAGCATTTGCTTGTCAGGTCTCTCTTCTGCAAGATTGCTTGTTAAGTCCCAACATACTCGTGGGATGTTGGGCTTCCTGTGTTTTTCACAGAACAATTGCAATCCTTCACCACTGAGGATTCATTTTCGTACGTAAAGATTTTTCTTGTAAGTCTTCTGCTGTTCCTAGATTCAAAGCATGGCAAGACACTTTAATCCTTTATCCTAGTACTTAGTATGATAACATAAACATGGCACTAAAGAGCTTCATGAGAGGaagactttattttcttttaagaactGATGTATTTAGTTTACCAAATATTGAAGacattttgtatttccattAATCAATGCCTCCATAGTAATGATATCAAGCATCTGATTTTGAACACCTTGTGTTCATGTCTGGCAGACAGCCTGACCCATAAGTGAAAAATCAGTTCATGTTTTCTGTCTCCTCAAACTCTCAGTGAAGCTAATTTGGGAACTCTTTCAGTGTAAACTAGCAGAAAAGCTGCCAACTCTTTTCAACTCTGAGTTTACTTCCTGGGCCAAGCTTGAGCCAGGCACCTAAaacaaaaagcttcatttttcacCATGAGGGCCTGTGCCTGTTTTCTAACAATGATGCAGTGTCAGAAGTTCTTCCCTCCTTTGCTCATGCTgcaatttcaaaataaacagatCACAACTGCTCTTGTAAAGTAATACCTGCAAGAACAGGGCCCTGGTGAGGTCATCTGATATGATCCAAATTTATATAAAGCCTGAACTCACAGGTACACGCTGATGTTCTAGGCAGGATATGTTCCTGCTCTACTTGTTCAGaagagctgctcagggcaggaacTGTCGTCAATGGCTGCACACTTTCCAATACAACACTTTTAGCACCTTCTCCTTCACCACTTTCAAAGCTTCTCTGAGCATTTGCTGCATGATTTGACTGTGCAGCTGCCATGCTGCAAGTGCCCGGCCTTGCTGCGTAGTCACAGTGTAACACGGGCTGGAAGACACCTCAGGAGGTCATCTGGGCTAATCCCTGGTTCAAAGAAGAGCTAACTTTAACTTCAGATCATCCTACAGATATGACTGACAGATTTACTATGGCTCTTGCCAAAGCTGTACATCTGAAGTACAGCTTCTTGACAAAACTAAAGGACTCATGGCACCAAGACACAAGACTGAAGCTCTCATAAGCCTAAAAACAGTGGGTATTCAGATGTTTTCAGAAGATAACTGAATTCTGGCACATAACCTTGTTAAGCCTTCAACAGTCCTGGATTTCAGTCACAGCAGCCTCATTAGTACCACAGTGCAAAAAATTTAACAACTTGCCCTCTAGAAGAATCTGCACTTCTTTTAAAGTATAATACCTTGACCAAGTTCATTTCACTTACTTATTCATAATGCTCTCATGTCTTATTCGACCAGAGGGGCTTAAATAAAGCCcctgcttttaaattaaaatcacagGCTTACAGCTTTTTCAGAATCAGTAGACAGTGCtgtagagaaaaggaaataaaaagctttatCTCAAGTAAATCTGTATTATCTATGAGCTATAATTTATAGATgacttcctttcttccccttccccacaAAGATGCCTCTGAGCTCAGGTTGGTGGGAACATAACCCTGAACTGGGACTGCATTTTATACAGTCTAGCACTGGAATGGCTGAAAAGAAAGCTGTGTTGATCAAATATCACAACTGCATTTTTGAGGGTCCATCCATCATTGCTTGTCTATGGGTGGGACCACAGAGGAAACTCAATAAGGAGCCGAGTGTCACAGCATCACTGGGAATCAGCTCCTCTGGCTGgctccctgttttcctgactaCTATTCACTCCAGAGGCAGAGGCGCAGAGCCAGGCTCTCACAGACTGTCTGCACCATTCATAAAGAGTTATAAACAACTCATACAGAGACTCTGTATGAGCCAGAATAACttacaggaaattaaaaacagataAGTCAAAATAATGATCTTATTTACTGGTTTCATACAGAAGGGAAACTAAGCATCATTTATTAGTCCAGGATCTTGACTGCAGATTACTGTATGCTGCAGAATGGCAAAACACATTAATATTTGCTGATGCTGACACTGGAATACAAATATaggatttcattttattttgctagCAAACAAGAAAAGGCAATACCCGTGTGATTGGAGCAAATGCATCTTGAGGAGGTAGCACCCCTCCACGCAGTGTAACTTACACCAAATCTATTCAGTAAGTACAAGTTCAGGTTATCCAGAGGCTCAGTATCCCCTTTACATCCTCCAAACTACAGCAGCCACTTACAGCTGCTCCAAGACAGAACAGCAAGAGCCCCAAATACTCCACACTGCCTACTTTGCTTGTCTATAACCTTGAGACAGGGATGTTCAAAGGAGGCACAAAACTTCCCTTTCGTGACTGGAATAAAAGAAACTTCTTGTGTGGGGGAAGattctccagcacagctctaACCTGTAAGTGCAGTAGCATTACAGAAGGCTACATGGAAGCAGAAACCACAAAACTGGGCCTCTTTCCTGCAGGTTACAAAATGCCATTGTTTCATGTTATTCTACCAGCAACCCAGCTACATGCCGCTAAAAAACTTCTATAGACACTGTTTCAGTatttagaaaagcaaagtgaCCTTTACTGGACAAGGACAATGCTGTGTTGAGCACCTGTACAGCTCTGACACCAGCGGCCCCAGGTCCCACCTAACCTTACCTCAGCATCAACTGTTATGGAAATcagtttcagaaatatttatcacCACAGTCAGTCTTCTGCAGAACACGACTGAAGCTGTCTTCAGGAGACCGTACGGGCCATATTTCAAAGGCAAGAGTTGACAATTCTTTGATGATATTCAACATCTGAAGCATATATATCCCCATCTAGTCAAAGCCCAGCCAGCCTGGATCACTagagagatttaaaagaaaactgctgcCTAGTAAATATCATCATCTGAATCCTACATATAAGGAAGCCAACCACAGTGTATAATTCAGACCCCTAACTCTGACTCAGTTCTTTTCACAAAGCTTTTAACTGGTGGCAGGAGGAGATGTTGAGCCTTCTGGTTTTATGACTATTGGCAATTAACAGCTTTCCTACGATTTCTGACTCCCATATTGTGACATTGTCATGCTACTGTGTGATGTATCCCTGGTGACAAAATGATGCCAAGTCAGAATAATtgttcaaacaaaaataacctgCCAGCAGCCTGTTCACTGTGAAGCTCTTGACTCTGCTGCTGTAGGTGCAGATGAGCTGGTGCTTGCAGTGTTGGATACAATCTGCAAACTATTTCCCACATTCAAATAAACTGgattgagaaataaaaacagataaagCCAGGCATGAGAGGGAAGATCACGCAACAATATCTGGGCTCTAATACAGAAGTGAGAAATATGTGATGTATGGAAGGAATCCTCCATTCTTTCATGGACTACACACACCCTACAATgtacaatttctttctttacctCTAACAATTAATTTAGGGGGGTGATATTACTTGCTGGCTCCATAAATTGGAAAAGTATACTAAATGAAGATTATAAACTTCATGGATTTTCCCTTGGACATGTGGCACTGGATGACAGCATCCATGGAAACCTGAGTGAAAAAAATGCTCAGGTTTACTGGGGGGAGCTCAGCTCTCACATCAGTTGCCATCACCAGCCCCTACAACTGTTTCTGAAGCTCACTTATAGTAGCAAATCCTGATGTCTGAAACAAAACTAATTGTAAAAcaggtttttaatattttctgaggAAACATAACACTTCAGGGTTTGAAACCTGGCTGAGCATTTCATACTCCACCTCACTGTCTGAGCGATCCCTTGCCTTTGGCATGCCTCATTCCACCAGGGTATACATCACCAATCCTGAGGGAATAAACTTCGCAAAATGGCTGCAGTTTGACACAAAAATAGTCCAAAAAAAGGGAACAGTTCAGCGGAGATAAACTTAGTTTTTACTAGAGGACGCAAGTACTGTCTAATCAAAGAGCAAGGATCAGTGGGGCTGGCATGGAAACCAGCACACTCCACTCCTGACAATTCCCATCAATTCACTGGGTGGTCCTGGATGTGTCACTTAACCTCTTTCTTCCTTGCCTGataaggaaaagagaggaacaaTGACCCTTCATTGCTGTTGTCAGCTTTGGTCCAAGACTAGACTGTACTTCAGCAGCATTTTGTTCAAGTATCAGGTGCCAAAGAACTGCAGTTGGTAAACAATGCACAGGCGTGACAGCAAAACAGCTCAGCTTTTCAAGGCAGAGGGACAACTCTGAAAGATaaacaaagtttttaaaagaaatctaaaaatattCGAAATTTAACTCATCTCTTCTGAAATTCGATTAGGAAGTCTTGGCTAGAGGAGTAGGACTAGGTCTGTCAGTGCACAACTGAAGAGACTAGGGGTGGATTTCCACACTGAACTCgttaaaggaagaaaagaagtggatttttttgaggGGGAGCTTGGAAAAACTAAAACATGAATGTTCACATGTAACATTCCTGGCAATTAGAGATTTTGTTAATTGAAACAAAGTGgctttttcctgaaatactgtAAGCAACAAATTCAAAAGCAGCGGTTTTCAACAGCAGGAGACTGATCCCCCAGAATTCTAAAGAATTGAGAAACAAGCAGAAGCCTCACCTCATGCATCCACGGATTTTGAGAGTCCGCATACCATATATTTAGAGAAAACCCAAAGGAATTCAAGACATTGAGTATGACCTTAAAATAATAGGATTTACATTAACTGAGATGCACCCTcccttaaaagaaaatctgtaaaacCCAACAAACTACTTTTTTCCCATGTTCTCTCTCTACGTAGAGGCCTGACTCAAGCAGCCTCAAACTGCTCTGAGACGGCAGAACGAGTGTTCAACAAGGAAAACTCATTATCAGAAGCAGCTTGTGAGCTCCCTGCCGGATGCGTGTTACCCCAGGAGAACCGACTCAAACGCATGAACACAGCTGCCTGTCAGTCAAACGAGCAGCACTCCACCACCTCCCGAAGAGTTGTGGTCTGTTTTTAGCCATTGAAGGAGGACAGTGACATTTATTTGACCGTCAGGAGGCTGCTGTGTTTTCCAACAGCATCATTGGAACAATGGCTCTGGAAAGGAGTAGATTCAACGGCTGAAAATGTTCAGTTTGTTACAAGCGGGGCAAAAAATCAAACTAAAGCGAGTCAGAGGAGTGAAATTCCGAATTTATAAACCGTGAAGGATTCGTAACAGCTGCATAAAGGGGCCGAGGACAGAGTTTGCAGCTttgcatgtcagaggtctggGCAGATGAGGAAGTCTGTGAGTTACTGTATTTCAAACTAAATGGAGCTTCCATATGACACAATTCGGGCTACTACACTGTGCTTCACATCAAACTCGAAAGAAAACACACACGAACAAAAAACTGTTTCTAAACCACGCAAAACACTCCAAACTAAGCAACACCCTagttttccttaaataaaaaccagaaacctCTCAACTGCAAAGGACTGACGATGGATGAGTCTGAGTGGCACCACCAACTTTAATCAGTTGTATTTCTTGGTTATCTAAAAGCAGGTCCAGTGCaagagctgcccctgccctcgCAGCGCAAGGCGCGCGGTCTGGGAGAAGAGCGGCATGGAAGCCCCGCAAcccgggcagcgccgcgggGCTCCGTGCGCGGCCCCTTCGCTCCCGACACCCCGAAACACGGCACGGTGACGCCGCACTCAGCGCCCCGGGGAGCTGCCCACGGTACACGCGGCGGGCACCGCGGCTTCTGCGGTCCCGAGCATCCTCCGCGGGGGAAATATGTAACAATCAAACAAATCTTGCACTATCTGGCGGAGATAAAAGCCGAGAGGCAGCTCTGAACTCGTGCCATGAAGCGCTCCAAAACAAACGAGCTACCGAAACGAACTGCCGGGAGCGCTGCTCCCTCTGCCCGGGGCTGGCCGGGCGCTCcggggcggcggcagcagcgcccgccccgctccccgccgccccaGGTGCCACACGCCGCGTCGGGGGCAgcgcccgggccgggcccggctccCCCGTCCTCCCCGCAGTGGGCTCCGGCCGGAGAAACAGAAGCTGCGGCAGCGCTGCCGGCCCCGTGCCACCCCCCTGCCCGCCGGGCCAGGCCGGGCGCTCACCATGGCGAAGCCGGAGAGCAGCGCGGAGGTGCGGCTGGAGGCTTTCAGCTTGGCGCGGCTCAGGTAGAGCTTCCGCCAGGACAGCGCCTGCATCGAGTGCTCGTTCAGGCTCATGGGCTCGGGGCGgaggagcggagcggggcgAGGCGAGGTGAGATGAGGCGAGGCgaggcggagcggggccggcgggaggTGGCGGCTCTCTCCAGCACAGCGGGCCCGGCCGCGCTAACACCCCATGGCGGCAGCGCGGCTCtggcgggccggggccgcgcccgccgcgcgcCCCGCGAGCCTGcgcgccccggcccggccccgccccgccgcgccccaTTGGCCCTCGCCGCCCGGCCGCGCCCCCGGGCCCGCCGCGCGCCGCCGCTTCCCGGCAGCCTCGAGGCTCAGCCCAGGCGGGCGCTGTGCCCCGGGGGCGCCGCCCGCCACCAGGGGGCGCCGCGGCGGGAGAGCTGCGGCCCCGGGCCCTGAGGGCGCTGAGGCCCTGGCGGAGCTGTGGGGTCGAGCCGCTGCTGGAGCCCCGCCCCGAGCCCCGATTGGAGCCCCCGCTGGAGCCCCCCGCGCGTTCCCCGGgtgagcagctcagctggagtGCAGCTGACGGGAATCTGTCGCTTCCGGTGGGTTTGTGCCCCCTCAGCCCGGTGCGGGAGCCCTTGCGCTCCCCAGCGGACAGGATGGGGTGTCCCACTGCAACACTTCCctcagaacaaaacacaaagccGTGCCTCAACCTCCTCCTTATGTAGCCTCCTGTCCTGAAATGCTTAAACATTTAACCGACACCTGTCCTGTGGATCCAGACTGGCCAAAGCATCCACCCTCGCTTCCA
This genomic interval carries:
- the ORAI1 gene encoding calcium release-activated calcium channel protein 1 isoform X2, with amino-acid sequence MRCFSDSVAMVEVQLDAEHDYPQGLLIAFSACTTVLVAVHLFALMISTCILPNIEAVSNVHNLNSVKESPHERMHRHIELAWAFSTVIGTLLFLAEVVLLCWVKFLPLKKKTDSTPQSNSSTITSGQAAAIASTSIMVPFGLIFIVFAVHFYRSLVSHKTDRQFQELNELAEFARLQDQLDHRGDTVTSAVTNFA
- the ORAI1 gene encoding calcium release-activated calcium channel protein 1 isoform X1; this translates as MSLNEHSMQALSWRKLYLSRAKLKASSRTSALLSGFAMVAMVEVQLDAEHDYPQGLLIAFSACTTVLVAVHLFALMISTCILPNIEAVSNVHNLNSVKESPHERMHRHIELAWAFSTVIGTLLFLAEVVLLCWVKFLPLKKKTDSTPQSNSSTITSGQAAAIASTSIMVPFGLIFIVFAVHFYRSLVSHKTDRQFQELNELAEFARLQDQLDHRGDTVTSAVTNFA